From the Neosynechococcus sphagnicola sy1 genome, one window contains:
- a CDS encoding glycosyltransferase family 2 protein → LEKFAAFKTQQSVPAIAPSQAYTCLHYYLPEIPLSQDFLYYSWLIRNYPRLTDLERMRSTLPALRSPIISILMPVYNTPENYLRAAINSVLAQVYPCWELCIADDASTVPHIHQILKDYGEQDPRIKVDFRTENGNISRCSNSALTLATGEFVALLDHDDLLTPDALYEVVLLINQHPEVDFVYSDEDKIDDHYHLSQPYFKADWCPDSILSRMYTCHLGVYRKSLVEEIGGFREGFEGSQDYDLVLRLTEKNPAYFPHSQSSLPLADSWSLDGKQPRQ, encoded by the coding sequence TCCTGGAAAAATTTGCTGCTTTTAAAACTCAGCAGTCTGTACCGGCGATCGCCCCTTCCCAGGCTTACACCTGTCTCCATTACTACCTTCCTGAAATTCCCCTAAGTCAAGATTTTCTCTATTATTCCTGGTTGATTCGGAATTATCCTCGGTTGACAGATTTAGAGCGAATGCGATCAACGTTGCCAGCGCTGCGATCGCCCATCATTAGCATTCTGATGCCCGTCTATAATACCCCAGAGAATTATCTCAGAGCCGCGATCAATTCCGTCTTAGCTCAAGTTTATCCTTGCTGGGAACTCTGTATTGCGGATGATGCTTCAACCGTACCTCATATTCATCAGATCCTCAAGGATTACGGTGAACAAGATCCTCGCATTAAGGTTGATTTTAGAACCGAAAATGGCAATATTTCTCGCTGTTCTAACTCAGCATTGACACTGGCAACGGGAGAATTTGTTGCCCTTCTCGATCATGATGATCTTCTCACCCCTGATGCTTTATATGAAGTCGTCCTGCTGATAAATCAGCATCCTGAGGTCGATTTTGTCTATTCGGATGAAGATAAAATTGATGATCATTACCACCTGAGCCAGCCCTACTTCAAAGCTGACTGGTGTCCCGATTCGATTCTATCTCGGATGTACACTTGTCACCTGGGGGTCTATCGCAAATCCCTGGTGGAGGAAATTGGTGGTTTCCGGGAAGGCTTTGAAGGGTCTCAAGACTATGATCTCGTCCTCCGCCTCACCGAAAAAAACCCAGCATATTTTCCACATTCCCAAAGTTCTCTACCACTGGCGGATTCATGGAGCCTCGACGGCAAGCAGCCTAGACAGTAA
- a CDS encoding glycosyltransferase family 2 protein has protein sequence MRRGGHAIVRYYIQSFDRVSIIIPTKNLGRVLHQCLTSIFEKTTYPNYEVIVIDNGSTEAETAQVLSQWLTLEPERFRSYSLDIPFNFSKLNNYGVEQAHGKYLLFLNNDTEVITPDWMNALVEQGQRPEIGAIGGMLLYPDNTIQHAGVIVGIGGVAGHSHKHYIANDHGYFNQIQTVNNYLALTAACLLCRRDVFTAVGGFEEQLDIAFNDVDLCLKIVEKGYRNLYLPHVKLYHYESKSRGYEDTPEKQLRFRQEIEYMQQKWQHFIEHDPCYSPHLTRHREDYGIREMVR, from the coding sequence ATGCGCCGGGGGGGTCATGCGATCGTCCGCTACTATATTCAAAGTTTTGATCGCGTCTCCATTATCATTCCCACCAAAAACTTAGGCCGAGTGCTCCATCAATGCCTTACGTCTATTTTTGAAAAAACCACCTATCCCAACTATGAAGTGATTGTCATTGATAACGGCAGCACAGAAGCAGAAACCGCCCAGGTGTTGAGTCAATGGTTAACCTTAGAACCCGAGCGATTCCGCAGCTATTCCCTCGATATTCCCTTTAACTTTTCCAAGTTGAATAACTATGGCGTCGAGCAAGCTCACGGGAAGTATCTACTATTCCTCAATAATGATACCGAGGTGATTACCCCAGACTGGATGAATGCCCTGGTAGAACAGGGACAACGGCCAGAAATTGGTGCGATTGGGGGGATGCTGCTGTATCCAGATAACACGATTCAACATGCCGGAGTCATTGTTGGCATTGGTGGCGTTGCCGGACATAGCCATAAACATTATATTGCCAATGACCACGGCTACTTTAACCAAATCCAAACGGTGAATAACTACTTAGCGCTGACCGCAGCCTGTCTGTTGTGTCGGCGAGACGTGTTTACCGCAGTCGGAGGCTTTGAAGAGCAACTAGATATTGCATTCAATGATGTGGATCTGTGCCTGAAAATAGTGGAGAAAGGCTATCGTAATCTCTATCTGCCCCACGTGAAACTCTATCACTATGAATCAAAAAGTCGTGGCTATGAAGACACCCCCGAAAAACAATTGCGCTTCCGTCAAGAGATTGAGTATATGCAACAAAAGTGGCAGCACTTCATTGAACATGACCCCTGTTATAGTCCCCATCTAACTCGCCATCGGGAAGACTATGGCATTCGGGAAATGGTTCGTTAG